The stretch of DNA TGACGGTTCtacattacatacagtacatagtaGGTTGAGACTAGTTGGTTGTCTGAAGGAGAAGGAGATCCAAAGCTCTGTCGTACACTTTGTTAATATCGCTGCTGACGTTCTGCAGGTTGTACACATTCCTTTCTTCCAAAGTTCGGCTCAGCTCACATCGAAATAAATGATCTCAGGAAGTAGTTTCACTCAAAATTAAAACATATGGAGGGTCTGGAGCCAGAGGGCagatttaaagtattttttttttttaacctgggtCTTTCCAAATAAACTTCAGAAATCATTTCAAGCGCTCGTCTTTGAGTCCAGACCAAAAGCTAGTTTTGGTTTAGCCAGCAAGTTCCACTGAAGTTAGATCTctattagagctgggcaatatatcgatattgtatcgatatcgtgatatgagactagatatcgtcttagattttggatatcgtaatatcttaatatggcataagtgttgtcttttcctggttttaaaggctgcattacagtaaagtgatgtacttttctgaacttaccagactgttgtaactgttctattatttgtctttacccacttagtcattatgtccacattactgatgattacttatcaaaaatctcattgtgtaaatattttgggaAAGCACCGATaatcaacactacaatattgttgcgttatcgatatcgaggtatttggtcaaaaatatggtgatatttgattttctccatatcgcccagctctaatctCTATCCAGGGGACTCATTTCTGTGTTTACTttggctcagactcagagacaAGTGTTTGAAATGATTCATGTAAAATGTAAGTTTATTTGGAAAGCTTTAGTAGGCTTGCATTGCCTGCCCCAATATATGTTTTATGTAGCCTGGGAAAcccctgacgaacttctggcaaatttgagatttgctctcagggtctggtgtcaaccaggctatgtTTTATGGAGAATAAGACTCCATTCACACCAAATAAGGTGAAAACGCCAGTCCTCCCATTCATTTGACTGTGGGTAGTGTATTTAGGCGATGCCGAAAAGTTGAAACCAAATCAACTTTAGAGGAAAAGCAACTTGACGTGGCCAAACGGGTGACCTGCGATCAAACAAAACCCAATGGAGACACAAATGGCTGACATCTGATTTGGTGCGAATGCAGCCTGAACTCCCAGGCTGAAAAATCCAGGAAAATATCTTTTTAAGAGGATGCTGATGAGCTGATGTAAAGATTAAAGATGTCAACACATAAACACTGTTAAACAGATCTCTTTTGAGCACTTTCTCTTGATAAACATTTACTTTATTTACCGTTATATAAGGTGTGAACTGTCCCCAATCTTCAAACACATGAGGATGATGACGtacagatgtttttgtaaaccCATCAAATGTATCTGCTGTTGTAAAATCTCCTGTTTGTTGATACATCCGTCTGATTGTGGATTTCGTTTGAGCCACTTCACCACTTCTTTATTAACTAATACTGAGATTTGTTTTTGGCAGATTTTCTGAGTGTAATACAATGACAATCCAGGTTGTTTGCTGCAGATCCTAACTGTATAATCCATTAACCATtgaagtcatttatcaagcaaaaaataTTTACCATTCTCTGGTTTAAGCTTCTCAAATAATAGaatgtttttgcttttctttgctTTACACATTTATAATGTGAATCCCTGTCAGATTTTTTCGACTGTAGGTGCAATGGTGTCTTGGATGCAGAAAATGATAAAACATGGACCCCTTACTTGCGTGCAGTACTGTTTGTAGTGCCCACAACTGTAGTTCATTACATGGTGCAAAGGAAACGTGTCCAAAAGTTCAAAGTACAAGAGAAATGGCTTCACTTGGGAAAACACTACAAAGGCTAAGCTGCTGCCACTTAAGGTGAATTTCAGAAGTGGGATTCTCAAAATCCTAATTTCATTTATTCCCCATTCAGTTAATGGTTTGTTTACATTCTTTTTGACACTAAAATGGTGGAAAAGAATAATTCATAACGAAGCCTCTGTTGTTTTCAAATTCTTGTCAACTAGATAATAATTAAAAACTGAGATTGCTATTCTGAGCATTTCTTTCAGCAATATTTTACAGTCCGTGTTCCCAGGCTGCAAATAATGATAAACCAGAACCTTTATTTTTCCCCCACAAATGTGTCTATGAAGTGCTGCAGAAACTTTGTTTGCAAGAAAATATTGTTAATTTGTAATCCTGAAGTTATATGGAAGAAGttagttttaatgttaaatgttaattgtctgttaatatttttttcttccccaCCATGGTCCACCAGAtccattaaaaacacattcagtGAGGCAATATTTTCAGTATGCATGTACATACAAActaaatgtcaatgtcaatgttgattaaataaagaaaactaCAAAATGAAGTAAGTCTGTTTATTTCAATACTTTTATAAGATTTGTATTTACCATGTAATGACAGAAATTGAATGAAATAATATGACCTGTTGATGCAACTAACTTGATTGGACGGACTCCCAGTACTCAAACTCTATGTTGATTGTAATACTTTTAAATAAGTgtgattttaaatgcaggacattTAGTTGTAACAGGGTGTTTTTActggtattactacttttactttttactaaaaGATCAAagacttcttccaccactgtgtaATTGACGTTAGTTACGGTAGTtatagttttttcttttcacaaaatgtattattaaagcATCTCCGATTTAAAAAGACAATTTTATTTCACTGTATTTAGGaaatccttaaaaaaatataagaaGTAGTAGTCGTAAAAACTTCTCTACACAATTCAAATCAAATATGACCTTTGACGTTTAAAGAAGTAATATTTTGTGCTTGTTAGTATTTGCATAACTGACTAGTTTtgtaatatattattttttatattttatgataTACCATTTAACATTTGATATTCTGTTATACTGAGgtactatattattattacattgcaTTTCATGCTTGTTAGGATAATTATCAAAGAATGGACATCACTGGAGTTCTCTTGAAAGTTTGTTTACTTGCAGCAAGTAGAGTCAGTTAACAGCACTTCAGCATAAGTACAGAAAATGACTGAAGATTGTTCGCAACAGTGTCTTTTTAAAGGAGTTGGGAGTCAAGTTAGTTATTCGGTTCATGCAATAAGTAGCTTTGCTTCTCATTTCTGGACATCCCCGGCATCTCCTCCACATGATGCGCTCTGCCCCCACGGATACATCATGTGCTCTTTGCAAGGTCGCTCAGCTTTCATGATTAACAcatgaaagacagaaatactAAAACAGCAGTTCGGATGCTAATGGTTTAACAAAAACTGAAgcagaataaataataataaatatatattttataataataaaataaaacataatttttctAACAATGCTGTATCATATCCCATACTATACTGTTCTagatcatactgtatattgtgttaATATGTTATAGGTCTATCTTACCACATTATAGTAATATTATGTTGCATACTATGTTGCTATATTAATGCAGGCATCACTAAGTATCATTACACATTATATGTTATTCTCCCGTATGCTAGCCACACTACTGTCACTTTACCTCGTAAATTTGTCTTTTATTATGTCTCTGtatagttttttatttgcacttcTATTCTTATTCTAGTTCTAGTTGTATGCCTCGTATTGTTTTTACCTCCCTCTGTACCTGTACTTATTTCTGTCGTTGTGATGCTAAAACATCTAATTTGTCCTCTGCGGATCAGTAaaggtttatttttttgctgttgttATTTTTAACCATACAcgaaaacaacaataaaaaggtatgtgtcagaagtgggattcgaacccacgccTCCATTCGGAGACCAGAAGTCCCGTTTCAGCGGAAGGAGCTTAATCCTTGAGTCTGGCGCCTTAGACCACTCGGCCATCCTGACACGGTGCTCACCACCGTTGTCTGTTTGCTTTTATCCATACAACCAGTATAGTTATCATATAGTTTGATGTTTTTGTAACAGTAATGACTACGAATTACGTTGAGTATGTGCTTCTTTTGTCTAATGTCTGAAAGTGCGTATTTGACTTTCGTTTCCACCTTTTTCAAAGTAAATTTTAGGTCGACTGATGCTCACATTGGCAATCGTAATttccgctaacgttagctacgtgtGGCGGCCATATTTATTACACTTCCGTTCTTCAAGGGTATCTGAAGGCACCAAGCAAGACAACATGTACCGGTTTGCTAAAGTTGCAGTCAACGTCAGCGGTAAGAAAACTAGTGTTTATATAAATGTATGTTATCTGTGTATATTTATGCCGCTCGACAGTTTAAATATCAGGCGACTACAAGTTTGACCGTCCTTTGTTTGGTGGGTGACCGAGGTCAGGCTGCTAAAGTTGCTAaccaagctaacattagcaactCCCGCAATAGTCGTGATatgtcttaaaaacacagttattTGTCTCATTAAATACCCCGAATTATCTTCCGTGAGTCAAACTGGTTTGTATTTTAGTTTTGAGTTTAGCTATCACTCGTAAAAAGTATACAAAATGTAAGACttgaatatgtttttaaataaatagaataTAAGAATAAGAAGGAAAACGCATGTACACAtgcgtattattattattattattattagtcacATAAGTTGTGAACGCACCAGACACAAAACTGTGGGGAAGCAGTGTACATACAGTGtacatacagtgtatatatatatataaaatacatttcactGCCCTGATTGGATATGTTACCTTTTCTGTGGAAAGCAATGCAATGACTTGCACAGTTTATCACAACCCACAAATTCGGGTGGGTTTATAGATCATACAGTATTTAAATCCAGGCCCCAAAACGTCTTTGTTGCATTTACAGTCTCCACATCTACGCACATCTTTTGAATTATCATATCTGTACATTGAACATATTCATTCTTTATGCTTCACGATGTGCACCTTTGCACAAGGTTGAGGTGGTCAGTGTCTTGCACATTCCTGCACAAAACTGTAtagctttcatttaaaaaaaaaaaaaaaaattgtacgtATTTTTACTGTGTAACTATGTGTCTCCCAGTTTTAATTTCCACAGGACATTATTGCACtttttattaataatacatCTTGAATTTATCAAACAGATCAGCCATTGCACAGCAGGTGAATACATATGAAAAGTAAGCATGACGTACAGATCAAGAGAAAAGACTCTTTAGAgatgtttttgtctttaaaagAAAGGGGCAAGGCATTCATAGTCAGTGTGTTGTAAAATGGCTTATTTTACCGAAAAAATCATATTGTTAATACTTGTGATTGCTGTGATGTGCAGAAGGGGCGGAGGACTTCAAATGGCAATAGTGCAGTATATTAATGCCACTGTGTTTTGTTGTCGTCCAGGTCAGGCCGCCAGGCAGGTGAGGCATGGATCCTCCGCCCCCCAGGACTTCCACGCCAAGTACGGCAACGGTCTGATGGCTGGTGGAGCTGTCTTCTGCACGGCTGTATGGTCATACGTAAGTAGTGCTGTCCCGTTAggtcacatttatttatatgtacTATTACCTGGACACAGCAAAAGTGCAGTTTTTTTATGtaactttattttcatttgtgttggttaacatacagtataaatgaCAGACATTCAAATAGTACAAAGCTGCACAACCGAACAACAATAATATCCTCTATGGCAATTGTAGTTATTCGATGGAAAAATAAACTTTGTTACTGTAAAGAACATAATATGGCAATGAGAATAAACAACAGTAATGATAGTATACCTCCCAAGGTTTTAGTGGTGGTGGAAAAAGAAGTTTGGAGTTCTGGGATTCTAGTCACAATGCTGAAAACCTTAAATTTAATTCAAATAAAATGCGTGAGAAATTGCAAATATTACAGCTTTTTAATGATCAAAACCTCCTTGAAATATGATGTGCTTCATAAACTACAAAATCCCCCACCAGTTACCCTACCTGAGTTGCTGCGTCTGGCGCTTATCGctgccaagacgattgtgattggtttaaagaaatgccaacaaaccagagcacgtttttctcctatccagaaATGTTGTGTggattagccagaccctcctctgcagcgctgtggaggaaggtctggcaatacggGACTAGTGTGCAGTGTATTTCTGGGGACCTTTCGGTTGGATACTGTTTCTTTAGTCTttatcttaaaggaacacgccgacttattgggactttagcttattcaccgtaacccccagagttagataagtccatacatacccttctcatctccgtgcgtgttgtaactctgtcccacggttccaccggtagcttagcctagcacggatcctgaaggtaatcgttccaactagcctactgctccgaataagtgacaaaataataccaacatgttcctatttacatgttgtgatttgtatagtcacagcgtgtacaaataacaatcTCATGTGACCACATgagaactatattctcagaaaggcgaagctctgctacttgggcggagtgatatgattGCAACACCTGAGCTCCGAGCAgatcggcgtgttcctttaactttGGCGTGAACTTGGATTTGTAGTTGAATTTCTTTGCAATAACAAGGTCTTCTTAAGAGTCCAAAAAAAGTGTGTAATTGCCCTTGGAAAACCCAATGTTCTTGTCTTTGTGCAGGTGCTGACTCAGACTGGCATCACCTGGAATCTGTCACCTGTTGGGAAGGTCATGCCCAAACCGTGGAGAGAGGCCGAGGAGTAAAGAGCCGCCATGACAGACCTGCATCCCACCTAATAAACCTTCTGGTTGTACAGATGAATAACAGTGAATGCCTGTGTTTATTCCAACATGTTACTTTGTCCAAATAAATTAAGTGTGATTCTACTGgtcattgtttcttttctttttcttttttcaagcTGTGTGAATTCCCGGCACACAGAAGCTACCATTATCCATCACAGCTATAAACTCAAACTCTTAGTAGGTTTTTGGTTCCCTAAGTTGACATGTGTTAAGATGACGATAGAGttgaatttacattttacaagtaaaagccATGCATTCAAGATTTTACCTAAACGAAAGTACAGATGTATAATCAGCCACatgtatataatattataattcTAATTAATCACTAACACATTTAAGAGAATTTTGTGTGATTAACATTTAAGAGTTTAATGTAGTTCATTTATGTGGAGCCAATTTAAGATACTTTCCAAATCCCATCGTTTTGTTGGTCTCGTCAGGTGACGAGTGAAAAGTAGTATAGTAAACTGCATcatatataaacatgttttttatgataaaagtaactaaaagtcaaatgtagaggagtaaaaagtacaattgtggtctctgaggtgtagtgaagtagtataaagtagcagaaaatagaAACACTCAaggaaagtacaagtacttaagtaaaagtacttgtagTGTATTTCCTGCCTTATCATTGAGCTGATGAAGTCTTCAGGGGAGCAAGCCCAATCCAATCAAAACTGTTTTAACAGCAAAAAATGCTACGTCAGAGAACAGACAGCAACCAGATCCAATCGAATACAAGGCTGTCATCCCGCTGTAGCCAATCAGCAGCGGGGTGGGGGGCGTGCTCTGTGACTGTCGCCGCCCTGCCGCCGTTCCGCTGCGCATTAAAGGTCACTGCTATCACTCTGTAGCTAACCACCGAAGGAAGCGGAGGAGTCCCAGCAAAGGAAGGTGCAGGAAAGAACCGGCTAAAACAAGCAACATGTCTCTGTCTAACAAACTCACCCTGGACAAGGTGGACGTCAAGGGGAAGCGGGTCATTATGAGGTAAGCGGATATTGCCTAGCTGCCCGAACCAACGCGGAAATTGGATTATTCAACGTTTGCTAAACTAGCTAAACGGTACCTGACATTTCGGAGATGCTCCGCTCTTCAAACCTTTAAATCATGTGGTGACAAACTGTGTGGTATTCCCACGGTGACACTAAACTGATGGTTAACGGTGTTACTTGTTGGCTGTcacgttttttttccttccatgTTACAGTACGTGCCTGTGGGGAGATGCTGCATGGATGCAACCGCCTGCATCCGGCATACGTTAGTTAGTCAATCTTTTGAGGTGCAGTAACATCATTGTAATCTAAATAATCCATTTAATATATTTGTGACACACTGCATTGATAATCTGAGGGATTTCAGTAGTAGTCCAGCTATTGTCTTTTTGATTAATGTGTAATTTATTCGTTAGtcttttaaaaacctttttaaagTATTGACATTTGCAAATTGTAcgttacagtacttgagtagtgaGTGCTACTCCCTCCACGGAGTATCTCAACATTGTATTttagtcagtggtggaatgtaactaagtacaattactcaagtacaatacttaagtacaaatttgaggtactttacttgagtatttccattttatgcactAGCGTTATACTTAGGTTTTAATCCCTTCCTATCGAGTCCAAGAAGTACAATCTCTTCAGCTGAGAGGATGTCCTGTTGCCTGGCTGAAATTAACCCAaagtattgtttaaaaaaacataataatattAAGGTGTCCCTTCAACTtatctgtcattttattttagtaaaGTATCTTTTGCCATTTTCCTGCGGGATGTTTCTACAGAGTGGATGGCCATTGCATGGAAGTGCACTTGAAACCGACACCCTCTGGAAATGTCAGAGGGCCATTTTGGTTGGCTCAGTTTGGTGATGCAATGACAGGCGGCATAGGACAAGGTCCACCGGCAGCAGCCTCCAGTTCGCACTGCTCAGTGTTAAAAGGTCAAATTCACTCCATGTTGAGTTAGTCTCAGTGTAGAGACAAACCATAATACGATAAGTTACTTCATATCACACACAGGGCCTGCCACAGCatgctgtgtatgtgttttatgAACTTCTAGCTGTAGTTGGGGAGGCGTTTTTCTCAGCTGCTGGTCCAGATTTAAAAGGAAGAAGGCGGGACGTTGCTGTGGAGACCCGGCAGTGTCTGACAGAAATCTGTTCAGACTCCAAATCCAATAGAGGCAATGAACTGACTTCCTGGAGAGGCGTCACACCTCCTCAGCCTTCTCTGTAGCAGCATTAAATGCATgtttgtttgggttttttttttttgcagcacaACAGGATTAAAAttgtaaaaacagaaataatcttATTGGTTgagttaatcacaaaaaaaatggaGCCGAAAcaggttttctttttctgtccgAAGCCCAGACacattattgtttttaaagcctACCTACTGCTGCCAATAAGAAAAGTTAGTTTTTAGTTAGTTTAGTAAACAAGCAGACATTGTGAGTTCCAACTAGCCATCATACCCAATAGTTGTCTACGTCAGAAGGAACAAATCTAAaacgttttcctttttttattgtaatttttgGGATCTTAGATTTGCCATTAACTAacctagagctgcaaagattaataaTGATTCCAGCTCCTTaagtgtgaatattttctagtttcttctctcctctgtgacaacatcttttgagttgtggacaaaacaagacatttgaggacgtcctcttgggCTTTAGagaacactgatccacattttataGACCGAACAACTGatccattaatcgagaaaataatcggcagattAATCAACTCTGAAAatgatcgttagttgcagccctaaagttATTTCAAGGTTTAAGTCATCCACTGAGCTCATTTGTGCAGCTCTGCCTCTGCCAAATATGTGAGTCGAGTGTGTGCTTGTTCAAACGATGCAGCAACAGATGGAACGATGTAAGAGCGGAAAACTACTGCAGTTGTTGGATGGCACGGGAGCTGTTGAGCCACTGAATTGCTGACTGTCGGGATTCAGGCTAAAGACAATGAGTTGGTGGgcgtgcgtacgtgtgtgtgcggATCATGTGTCTCAGTGCATCAGGTCctcagacagagggagggagggaggaaggaggtgCTGATTATGCAACTGCCTGGAGTACGAGGGACGCAGCATGTTCTCATGAGCTGCCAGCGTGCAGCGCTGCGTGTGCAACCAGCTGAGTGGTCTGAGCAACGCTACCAGCCAAAAGGCATTTTGGATTAAAGTATCTGAACGTGTCTGTGTTGACTGCCTTTTGTACTGATACCCAATAATCCTACAGATACCAGAATGCAATGCAGCAACAAAACAAGGAATCCGAAATGGACGCGTACCGTTGGATGCACTTGCTCAGAAATTAGTGTTATAATGCTCTTGAACGTGGTACTCAATTTCTGTCCACTCAAAgatttaatactttttatttttttgcagacTTCCTGTTGTAAAAACTTCCTCCTTGACCCATTTCCTCTAATAATAAAGTATTTTCCCTATCTTTGGATTTATGGTTTTGCTTAGGGGGAGTAATTGTATTCAACATGAACTGCTAACTAAACTGTTTTGGAGTAAtcagaatttatttttttcagatttgaTTTACAtttcttgtcaaaaaaaatgcctCGCTCTTTGCTGATGTATGACTACATGTTTACTTCACAGCTGGAGAACACCAGATGTGCGTTGTAGAAAATGGAAATGTGGGAAATCGCAAAGAGACGAGTAATGTCCGTAATGCATCGAACCTCTCAGTAGGCCATTTCTTTCTGGTAATTACGTTTTCTTCTCTTTCAGGGTGGACTTCAACGTTCCAATGAAGGACAAGCAGATCACAAACAACCAGAGGTAAAGTCCATTTCATCTCTAAGGCATCTGTTCTCAAAATAACGATGAACGATTTATATTGGCTGCAGAGCACACGGTTTCTTTAAGGGAAGAGTTTTTGATTTTCAGGATCAAGGCGGCCGTTCCCACCATCCAGCACTGCCTGGACCACGGCGCCAAATCTGTTGTGCTGATGAGCCACCTGGGCCGCCCTGACGGAAACTTTGTGCCTGAGAAATACTCCCTGCAGCCCGTCGCTGCCGAGCTCAAGACCCTGCTGGGGAGGTCAGTTGATCGACTTAATAACACGTTTccttctttcatttcttcaagTAGGGATAAATTGTACATCAAATTCATAACtagaatatttatatttttgtattgaaGAAATTAAAGTTATAGACAATATAATAAAGTAATTATACGCTGACAAAGCACTGGAAATTAGGATTGTCTTGCTTTGTAGTAGGGATGCCACAGTGATGAAATGTGCCTCTGACTTTCTGGTCGAGCTTTCGCTGCGCTGCACATTTTGGCAGCCGCTGGGTTGAGACAGGAGGTGAAAGCACCGAGAAGAATATGataactagagctgggcaatatatcgatatcatatcgacatcgtgatatgagactagatatcgtcttagattttggatatcgtgatatgacataagtgttctcttttcctggttttaaaggctgcattacagtaaagtgatgtcattttctgaacttagactgttgtagctgttctctTATTTGcctttccccacttagacattatatccacattactgattatttatcagaaatctcattgtgtaaatattttgtgaaagcaccactagtcaacactacaatatcgttgcggtatcgacatcgaggtatttggtcaaaaatatcgtgatatttgattttctccatatcgcccagccctaatgttaACATAGATATAAAATGGGTGTTAACCAATTGGGCTGTTCAAAACCATAGGCTCGCTGCGTATTTTCACGTCTATTTTCTCCGAGTGAATCTGGCAGCAAATATAATCtattataaataatacaaatatattcTTTATTATGTAAATCACCTGATTCTGCACTTTGCTTTTCACTTTGACACCAAATCCTCCACCATCATCTCGTCAGGGGATGAGTGAAATCTGACTCCTGCTTGCAAAATTAATCTAAATGGGttgacttttattttaaaaagcaagTGATGGTAGGGGCAGGTAAAGTAATCGGTGTATGCGTAGACACCGTCTAACACTGGTTACACCGACCACCACGGCAAACCTACTttgtaatcacttttttttttttttttttttaagtgagcaATAACCAGTAAATGCTAATATTGCATTTCCTGTGGcctcttcacaataaaagccacaCATTGGTTAAAAATTGGAacgcttttaatgtgaagcagcgGAAAGTTGGAAATGTTCAGTTTGCATTAGCAGCATGGCTGTAGTAGAGGTACAGTATCTCTCTTGATCTTCTATCAATGAGATATAATTACCAAACACATCACACTTTGGCGTAGAATGAAGCATTAGAaatcaagacacacacacacacaccctgagcGTTTCCTCTGACTCTGCAGGGACGTTACCTTCCTGAAGGACTGCGTGGGTGCGGAGGTGGAGGCTGCCTGCGCCGACCCCGCCACCGGATCCGTCATCTTGCTGGAGAACCTTCGCTTCCACGTCGCCGAGGAGGGAAAAGGCAAGGACGCCTCCGGAAACAAGGTGAGGTGTCTCCCAGCCTGTTCCGATTGAGGGCGCATTTGAAGATGTTTGTGCAGAATTTGGTGCAGTTTTATACTTGTATCCTGTAACGCTACATCTTATTCAGTCTCGGATCAATAAATGATCACATCAGCTGTAGGTTTTGGGTGGTTTTCCGGTCTGCTTGAGACGCATCGACGCAACGCTGTTGTTGTTAGCATCCCGGTCTCTCAATCATCCATCTGTGTGGAGACGGTTGTTTCACATGAAGTAGTTGTGGTGGTTTTGCCAGATTGGGCCATTTTCTGCTCCACTGAGCCACTTTGTATTGGATTTGTCAGGTCAAAAATGGTTTTGGGCAACAGTTGATAATTCAGGTGCctttactaaccctaacccaaagaAAAGTTAAAGGATACCTCCCAATACTTTATATCAGCTCCTTCTGTCCTCTAATTAGTatagagcagagatcttcaacaggtggtccggggcccctagggggtcctcagagtcactgcaggggggccttcAAATTAGTgtcaatttttgaaagttttttttttttcaaaaatgaaaatgtcttaacataattCCAATTTACGATTAGCAAATATACGTCAATTCCCagtgatgataggcttactggcctatattTAAGGTAGTCCCTAAGATGTCTGTGCCACATTAAaatatgatttataaaatcatgccaacaattaatgatagcttagtattctatgcaaaaatggGTATAAATACaaacgttattgtaggcccagtttaatatgcaacttcattt from Sander lucioperca isolate FBNREF2018 chromosome 13, SLUC_FBN_1.2, whole genome shotgun sequence encodes:
- the LOC116055995 gene encoding cytochrome c oxidase subunit 7B, mitochondrial, coding for MLTLAIVISANVSYVWRPYLLHFRSSRVSEGTKQDNMYRFAKVAVNVSGQAARQVRHGSSAPQDFHAKYGNGLMAGGAVFCTAVWSYVLTQTGITWNLSPVGKVMPKPWREAEE